In Cicer arietinum cultivar CDC Frontier isolate Library 1 chromosome 7, Cicar.CDCFrontier_v2.0, whole genome shotgun sequence, a single window of DNA contains:
- the LOC101512370 gene encoding E3 ubiquitin-protein ligase SINAT5-like isoform X2, whose protein sequence is MALSNPLFYDIRSSNDVDPPQNEESTDVGELVNDPAQTASKPIGTVLSSVRELLECPVCLNAMYPPIHQCSNGHTICSGCKPRVHNRCPTCRHELGNIRCLALEKVAASFALPCKYKGFGCIGIYPYYNKPEHESQCAYRPYNCPYAGSECSVVGDIPYLVTHLKDEHKVDMHNGSTFNHRYVKSNPQEVENATWMLTVFSCFGQYFCLHFEAFQLGMAPVYVAFLRFMGDDSEAKNYTYSLEVGGNGRKMVWQGVPRSIRESHRRVRDSFDGLIIQRNMALFFSGGDRKELKLRITGRIWKEQ, encoded by the exons ATGGCATTGAGTAATCCACTCTTCTATGATATACGGAGCAGCAATGATGTTGATCCTCCTCAAAACGAAGAATCAACCGATGTTGGTGAATTGGTGAACGATCCTGCACAAACTGCCTCTAAACCTATTGGGACTGTTTTAAGCAGTGTTCGTGAGCTTTTAGAGTGTCCTGTATGCCTAAATGCCATGTACCCTCCAATCCATCAg TGTTCAAATGGTCACACTATATGCTCAGGATGCAAACCCAGGGTACATAACCGGTGTCCTACGTGTAGGCATGAGCTGGGAAATATTAGATGCTTAGCACTGGAGAAGGTGGCTGCATCTTTTGCACTCCCCTGTAAATATAAAGGTTTTGGGTGCATCGGTATATATCCATACTACAATAAGCCAGAACATGAATCTCAATGTGCATATAGACCCTATAACTGTCCATATGCTGGTTCAGAATGCTCTGTTGTCGGTGATATACCCTACCTGGTGACCCATCTGAAAGATGAGCACAAAGTGGACATGCACAACGGTAGCACTTTTAACCATCGTTATGTCAAATCAAATCCTCAAGAAGTTGAAAATGCCACATGGATGCTAACG GTATTCAGCTGCTTTGGTCAATACTTTTGTCTGCATTTTGAAGCCTTTCAGCTTGGAATGGCTCCTGTCTACGTAGCCTTTTTGCGGTTTATGGGTGATGATAGTGAGGCGAAAAATTACACCTACAGTCTAGAGGTAGGTGGAAATGGGAGGAAGATGGTTTGGCAGGGAGTTCCCAGAAGCATCCGAGAAAGCCACCGTAGGGTTCGCGATAGTTTTGATGGTCTCATCATTCAGAGGAATATGGCACTCTTCTTTTCAGGTGGTGACCGAAAGGAGTTGAAGCTAAGGATTACTGGTAGGATTTGGAAAGAACAATGA
- the LOC101512370 gene encoding E3 ubiquitin-protein ligase SINAT5-like isoform X1, producing MKGPLVISRVIMALSNPLFYDIRSSNDVDPPQNEESTDVGELVNDPAQTASKPIGTVLSSVRELLECPVCLNAMYPPIHQCSNGHTICSGCKPRVHNRCPTCRHELGNIRCLALEKVAASFALPCKYKGFGCIGIYPYYNKPEHESQCAYRPYNCPYAGSECSVVGDIPYLVTHLKDEHKVDMHNGSTFNHRYVKSNPQEVENATWMLTVFSCFGQYFCLHFEAFQLGMAPVYVAFLRFMGDDSEAKNYTYSLEVGGNGRKMVWQGVPRSIRESHRRVRDSFDGLIIQRNMALFFSGGDRKELKLRITGRIWKEQ from the exons atgaaag GGCCGCTGGTGATTTCTCGTGTTATCATGGCATTGAGTAATCCACTCTTCTATGATATACGGAGCAGCAATGATGTTGATCCTCCTCAAAACGAAGAATCAACCGATGTTGGTGAATTGGTGAACGATCCTGCACAAACTGCCTCTAAACCTATTGGGACTGTTTTAAGCAGTGTTCGTGAGCTTTTAGAGTGTCCTGTATGCCTAAATGCCATGTACCCTCCAATCCATCAg TGTTCAAATGGTCACACTATATGCTCAGGATGCAAACCCAGGGTACATAACCGGTGTCCTACGTGTAGGCATGAGCTGGGAAATATTAGATGCTTAGCACTGGAGAAGGTGGCTGCATCTTTTGCACTCCCCTGTAAATATAAAGGTTTTGGGTGCATCGGTATATATCCATACTACAATAAGCCAGAACATGAATCTCAATGTGCATATAGACCCTATAACTGTCCATATGCTGGTTCAGAATGCTCTGTTGTCGGTGATATACCCTACCTGGTGACCCATCTGAAAGATGAGCACAAAGTGGACATGCACAACGGTAGCACTTTTAACCATCGTTATGTCAAATCAAATCCTCAAGAAGTTGAAAATGCCACATGGATGCTAACG GTATTCAGCTGCTTTGGTCAATACTTTTGTCTGCATTTTGAAGCCTTTCAGCTTGGAATGGCTCCTGTCTACGTAGCCTTTTTGCGGTTTATGGGTGATGATAGTGAGGCGAAAAATTACACCTACAGTCTAGAGGTAGGTGGAAATGGGAGGAAGATGGTTTGGCAGGGAGTTCCCAGAAGCATCCGAGAAAGCCACCGTAGGGTTCGCGATAGTTTTGATGGTCTCATCATTCAGAGGAATATGGCACTCTTCTTTTCAGGTGGTGACCGAAAGGAGTTGAAGCTAAGGATTACTGGTAGGATTTGGAAAGAACAATGA
- the LOC140918834 gene encoding uncharacterized protein has protein sequence MESADSSIVWISRSAGIIDKGFEDLGANPTEEQRSRFKENKKNDCKAIFILNQCIDTTNFDKNLMQEVQKKRETFWRSVILVEPRFDYVVCAIEESKDISELSLEELQGTLEDDKGGKHKEKEEDEACAAQECSSSNSDTILLLATTNGERSPFSATDGEHIDTSRRSKIRFAYDRTLEAKGAGDMVIKRRNGKTIMIENVLFVPEMKSNLLNIGQLIQKGFKMIMKNDALEMYDGQKKMILKAPLSKNRTFVINIQAVDIQCLKAASSIDEN, from the exons ATGGAGAGTGCAGATTCGAGCATTGTTTGGATTTCAAGAAGTGCTGGAATCATAGATAAAGGTTTTGAAGATTTGGGAGCTAATCCAACAGAGGAACAAAGATCAAgattcaaagaaaataaaaagaatgattGCAAGGCCATCTTCATTCTTAATCAATGCATTGACACAACCAACTTTGATAAAAATTTGATGCAAGAAGTGCAAAAGAAGCGTGAGACATTTTGGAGAAGTGTTATTCTGGTGGAACCAAG GTTCGATTATGTTGTCTGTGCAATTGAAGAATCTAAAGATATTTCCGAATTGAGTCTTGAAGAGTTACAAGGAACTCTAGAA GATGACAAAGGAGGGAAACATAAggagaaagaagaagatgaagcatgTGCtgctcaagaatgttcttcatcAAACTCAGATACAATCTTGTTGTTGGCTACcacaaacggagaacgttctccgttttcagcCACagatggagaac ATATTGATACATCTAGAAGGAGCAAGATCAGATTTGCTTATGATAGAACCTTAGAAGCTAAGGGAGCTGGCGACATGGTGATTAAAAGAAGAAATGGGAAGACAATAATGATTGAAAACGTATTGTTTGTGCCAGAAATGAAGAGCAATTTGCTGAACATTGGACAACTGATTCAAAAGGGGTTTAAGATGATCATGAAGAACGATGCCTTAGAAATGTATGATGGGCAGAAGAAGATGATACTCAAGGCTCCTCTTTCAAAGAACAGAACCTTTGTCATCAATATACAAGCTGTTGATATTCAATGTTTGAAGGCAGCAAGTTCAATTGATGAAAACTAA
- the LOC101499445 gene encoding S-protein homolog 2-like, giving the protein MKFPLLVIITTCMFMVLVHGSENAFPFRTYVAVRNDLGGGIALFTHCQSRDDDLGRRMLANGESQNWSFIVNFQGSTLFWCRFKWNEVIKTVDIYNAQTMPASECVLRCHRSIRQDGIYFFSEKTESWYKKYSWD; this is encoded by the coding sequence atgaagttCCCTTTATTGGTGATTATAACAACATGCATGTTTATGGTTCTTGTGCATGGTAGTGAAAATGCATTCCCTTTTAGAACATATGTAGCTGTTCGAAATGATTTGGGTGGTGGTATTGCTCTCTTTACACATTGTCAATCAAGAGATGATGATCTAGGTAGACGTATGCTAGCAAATGGAGAATCACAAAATTGGTCATTCATAGTTAACTTTCAAGGATCTACTTTGTTTTGGTGTCGTTTCAAATGGAATGAAGTGATAAAAACTGTTGATATTTACAATGCTCAAACCATGCCAGCTTCAGAGTGTGTATTAAGATGCCATCGAAGTATTAGACAAGatggtatttattttttttctgagAAAACTGAAAGTTGGTACAAAAAATATTCATGGGATTAG